The DNA window tAATTAACAGTCATTTATGTATATTGCTCCTATCAAGCATTAAGCCACAACGTACCATATATTCCATACCAACAAATAAAGGTAAAGGTGGCATAGTGATTTAGAATGAAATAATATTAAATGGCAAAAATATAAGAGTGAGGTAACCTATTCCTCTGGCTCGAATGATATCTCATGATATCtggagacatacagtaagtgcCCTTTTTGGCTGGgacagatgaaagaacagtgATGGTCAAGGCGATGAGGAAGTCTAGTACATGCCTGTGAATGCTGCCCCAGCTAACACTGTACCCTTAGATCCTTCAATAGCCGTTTTTACTTCACTTTCTTTGACAGCAGATGTAACATCAAAGAGGTTTTCAACCTCAGCTATGACACCTGTTGtcctgtacagcactttggtagTAGCTTTCCTGTGTAAAACACAAAGGCAGTGATAAGGGAATGACAGTGATAATGAGCCTGCCGTCCTCAGTGTAACTGATgtgtgactgaatgaatgacgaATTGTCTATTCACACTTTACCCTCACATTACATCCCacaaaacatatactgtatttagtcATATTGGTACATTTATTAATTCGATTacttgtttatgcatgtgtgtatgtttgtttgtttgtttgtttatttgtttatataaTCCTTCcccaggggcagccgtggtgtactggttagggcttcgggcttgtaaccggagggttgctggttcgatccctgaccagtccaccatggctgaagtgcccttgagcaaggcacctaacccctcactggtCCCCGAGCGCCgatggttgggcaggcagctcactgctctgggttagtgtgtgactcacctcactgtgtgtgtgctgtgtgtgttcactaattcggttaaattgggttaaatgcagagagacgaatttccctcacaggatcaaaaaagtatatattctattctattctacaagGACACAATGAGCATACAATAACACAAGCGAGCCTAATGACTGTACTGCATTGTACCCATCTATTTAGTCAGATTCTGCATAATAAGTGCAGTTTGAAGTGTCAGTTGGTCTGCTGTGACCACATTATTCCTTTTGCATGAGTACGGTAGTAAACAAAACATTGGTCAGGTCTGCCCACAGTTGAGGCACGCTGTATTGCATACAAAAGGCTACATGTAGTTCCTTCTAGTTCCAGTTATTACACTTTTcaattgagtgtgtatgtttctgaatGCAAACACTACTTGTGGCCACTAGGTGGCATAcatgcatctacagtatataggaaAGATTACAGAAAAATTAGGTTACTCACCGTAGACTGAGGACCACTGAGGAAAGGTAtcccttttggtctttaaatgCTTCCTTGAGCTGGAGGgatatattttgtatttatttatttattttttttaataagaaATTGTGTAGAATTCACATTTACTTCAGTTTCAGTTTATCTCCTGCGTGATGTGACTGTCCTCCACCTTACAATATACTCTTTAACATCAGAGGGAATTAATTGCATCTACATTGTAGTAAAAACAGGAATTACGTATCAGTAGTGACTTACTTCAGCAACAATGTTATCTGACATTTCTTTAAACTCCTTAGAGGTTTTATCTGCCAGCTTGTCGTTATATGTTCCTTTCACTGTCAAGTCTCCAGGGAAGACTTTTGCTGCCATTCAAAAGACACAAACATTCTTCACTCTTTTCAAATGCTTGTGCTGTGTCTAAAGCAACAGCTTTtgacacagatactgtatgtgatgaaaTTAACAAGCAACAATTACACTTCGAGCAACATTCAATTAACATCTCAAGAAAGCCTCTTTGGAGAGAAGCCTCTTACACTAGCTTTACGGCAACACTGTGGCCTCCTCAGTAGTGATTTTAGGAAGTGATCATTGGTCTGTGAGACAAGTGTACCTTTTTCACACTCTTTTGTGTTTTCATTGTAGTTGAGTCCAGCATCACAAATACATCTGTGCTTTTTATCAGCAATCTCCTCACACTTGCTGTTTTCAGGGCAAGGGTTGGGATCGCATGGATCTTTACAGAGGAAAGGACATACATGTAATAGTTAGCTGACATGGTTCATATATATGCATTCCTGCATGCACagatccacacacgcacacacacacagcctacatatATACAATACTATAGACAGATACATGAACTACAGACACTCAGAGGGTGTTAACTGTGAAACTGTGTAAAACAAGGAACAAAATAAGCGTTgtatttgatgtttttttaatttgcTTGCCTTCATATTTTGTAAATTGGTaaccatataggctacagtcacCCTTCAAAGCCAATGAGTAATTAATCTCATCACCATAACAGCTTCATTGTTTGTTTCCATTTATCCTCTTGACACACACTTGACCAAAACAGAAAACTTGCTTATATGTTTTTAGTTCCTTCACCACCAACCTCAAAACAAATGAGTGTGGTTTGGTGCTAGAGAAAGTTTCGTTTTTGTTAATTCCTAAAGTTAATTTTGGGAACGTTTCTTGCCTTTATTACTGTAATAGAAAAGTGAGTGTTATGAATGGCGTTGAgtgggagagggatggggatTGGGTTCAGGCCACAATTGTGTCACAAGTCTGACCTGAACCTGTGCATGCCGACGACGGCGCAGGAGCTGgactttttccccccttttctttgCTTATTTAGTTCACCTCACATGTTAAGGTAACTTTTTGGAATTTCATAGATGAAGTCAGATGAGGCCACTTCCTGCATCTCAAAATTTATGTCATATGACCCTACATTTTGTTTGCAATCTCCAGTTTCCAAGAATGGTGGATCAGGGTTTTGCCTGTgaagtttattattattattattattattattattttgcatgAGGTTTAATCTATCTCACATTAATATTTATCTCAGCTAAAtcagaagttacatcagatacagtatgttgcgGACATGAGGTGCAGCAAGAAAAAAATGTGAGGGAACTATTGTAAAAATGACTGATGGACATGGATGGTCTAAACACTCTATCCAAAATAGTGGCTGCAGGGCAAAATGAGCCCAAGTCTTGGAATCCTTACATGATATTAGGTAAATTATGGTGATTTTTAAATTAATCTTGCATCCTTTAAATATCTCTCTGAAATGGTGGACAGTCAGTCTGTGTGACGGCACCGTATGCGTCAATCAGTCAGCCCATATTTGGATACGGATAAAAATCTCTGCTAAATACCTGCAACTTTAAATTATATTTCATAATTAGCATAGCAAAGGTTACAGATAGGGCCCGTTGTATCCCTTTGTCAACCCTCTTGAACAATTTTTTGATGACCTCATAATTTGTTTTTGAGATAGGCATAATGCTATAGTTTCAGTTCATGGTAGGCATCCTGAATTTGTTCTAAGGACTAATTTCTTTATTTGGCTATGAGTCAACCTCCACCTCTTCTATAAAAATGACCTAAACCAATTTAATTTTATGTGCAGTTACGATCTACTTGAAAATAGTCTGACTTATGTTTAATAGATGAGAAATAATTGCCTGTAGGTTTAGGAGGTTCTGGTGTTGCAGAATCCTTAGTGGTTTCAGGAGGTGAAGTAGCAGTTTCTGGTGTTACAGGATCCTTAGTGGTTTCAGGAGGTGCAGTAGCAGTTTCTGGTGTTACAGGATCCTTAGTGGTTTCAGGAGGTGCAGTAGCAGTTTCTGGTGTTACAGGATCCTTAGTGGTTTCAGGAGGTGCAGTAGCAGTTTCTGGTGTTACAGGATCCTTAGTGGTTTCAGGAGGTGCAGTAGCAGTTTCTGGTGTTACAGGATCCTTAGTGGTTTCAGGAGGTGCAGTAGCAGTTTCTGGTGTTACAGGATCCTTAGTGGTTTCAGGAGGTGCAGTAGCAGTTTCTGGTGTTACAGAATCCTTAGTGGTTTCAGGAGGTGCAGTAGCAGTTTCTGGTGTTACAGGATCATTAGTGGTACCTGGGtaaaataagaatgtcataccATAGCCATGATCACCAAAATAATGTTATACAGTAATGGTCTGTGACCCCCGACCCGGTCCCTTCTGTTCATTTGATTTTCAAGGTTGAAACAGTCATCAAAAAACGGATTTGCATTTTGTGTTCATTTTATGTTCAATTGAGAATCCAAAATCAAaacatgttatttcattatttgtttatgaatgtgatacaaacaaacaaataacgctttgtttttcagacttttgatttcgtggtcagatcaaaagtagcctacaagattTAAAAAACGACCTCAGGTCACTCTCTTGGTCTTTCAGTGCTCAGTGCCATTACCAAAGATCCGGTGCCAACCGTCTCTGCCATTACTATTCTCCTTCACCAACGAACAGGCAACGATAGGCTAGTCACGCATACAGAACAACAGAGGAGcccaaaatacatatttttgtgcCTCATGATAGGCTGGTGAATTGTTCTCAGAATTTGTCCAACTGCGTTCTACGGCCTCCACTCCCCTTGCTTCTAGCCGAGACAATGTAAAATGTCGTAGGTTTCAATGTAGGACAGCCTAGCGGAGATAGGCCAAATGAAAAATTGAGGAAAGTGCCGATTTCACATTACTGATCTTGGATTTCGGTCGTGGGGATACAAAGTGTATTATTCAAAACAAACCAGGGGATttcctatatttttttttttcaaatacaaataTAAGGTTGTTTTTCGATTGTTCACCATCTTTGTAAGCTCTGACTATCTTTGTTTAGTtgtttatttgaaaaaaaaacatgttatatACTGCAATTCAGAATAAACTTCCTTACAAGTATGCAAAACAAGCATACAGATACTGTATTTCTCAAAATGAAGATACAAAAAAAGTACCAATTTGACTAAATGAATTCAGCTGACAGAGGCTTAGGACGAAGTATGAAGTGTATCACTTTGTTCTGGAAGGGAATTTCTACTCTAGCGATCTATCTTTTTATTTTCTCCTAATTACACGGCTCTTCAAAGCTGCAGAATGCTCCTTTCACTTGAATGGGCCTTTCCAACATTCCTAGGTCGAGATATTTCTCAGGGCAAAGATATTTCTCCactgtgcgtacctgtgtgtgtgtgtgtgtgtgtgtgtgtgtttgtgtgatccTACACTGCCAATTTCGTGCAGTTTTGACATGTCAGGTCAGAAATACCTGCGATTACAGCACCtaatttttgttttttcctaTTTATCTAAGTatgctatacatgaaatgagtgatTATGGTATGGGTTGATATGGCCCCTGAAGACCAACCTACAAAAAAATGTGGTCCTCCTAGGCCCTACGGTTGTCGAGATATTCAACGAAAACTGTGTCCACCCTGCCCTTCTTTCGGGGGTCCAGTCCGGCAGGGGGGGGGCGACggatcaaaatgaaaaacaatggttccatgctatgCTTGTAGGGCTACATGCGCACCAAGTTTTCTGCACCCCGGCCTTTCAGTGCCCTGGGACTCCTTGACCGCCGCTACGCTACGTGTCGGTCATAATTAAACCATGTATCATAGCTACTCATTtgtatttcctcatttttcttCATTCAATAGTCAATGATTCATTATTCAATGATTTTCCTCTGTATTACACAAAAAGAGATGAACAAAACAAACCTTGAACCCATTTTAATATTAAACCATATCTGTCGAACCCCAATCTTAAATGCTTTAAACAAAATGGACAAGGACCTACAACTAATTTGAGTTATTACTGACAAAAAGTTCTTTCTGTCATGTCAGCATAGAACAAGAATAAATAATAGAGCCAGAAATATCCATACCTTGAACCAGAACAGTTGAACAGAGAAGCAGTGTAAGTAGAATAAATCTCATGGTCCCCATGTTGAAAGCAGATGTTCCCTTCTCTGAAATCACATTCAGTATAGCTGCACAGGTATATTACATCTTTTATGGATACTAAACTGAAATACTGGAATACTAAAAAAAGTGATGTACTTTGCACAGCAATTAAGTGAAATGATAGGCCTAAAACAacggtgtgtgcgtgcatgggggtgtgtgtgtgtctgtgtgcagtttgttggtgttgatgtgtgagtgtgcatttgtgtgcatttgtttgtttgtgtgtgtgtgtgggtgagttggtgtgtgtgtgtgtgtgtgtgtgtgtgtgtgtgtgtgtgcaacatgcCAGTGATAAGTGAAGCCCTGCGACTCACAATGTGTGGGAAtctaaatgtgtgaatgtgatgcATAGACTTGTGAAGCACTCTGAGCACTCAGATGAACAAAAAAGAGCTATATAAAACCTGCGTCTTACTACAGTTGAGCTCATCCGAGTCGTCGGTGCAGTCCTTGGTTCCATCGCACCTCCAGTCCAGGTCTATGCACTGACCGTTAGTGCACTGAAACTGGGTGCCGTCACACTGGCCTGTAGTAACAGACAgaaccagtcagtcagtcagttggGGCTGTGGGAGACACTACCTGTAATTTTATTTAGCCTAAATTAGCCAGGTGTAGTAGATTAGCAAGGTTTCACAAGGTTCACTTTTTGCGTGGGTTACTTGTTTGGTAAGAGACACCTTGCAtcctgtacatacagtagtgttaGACATCACTGTGGACACTTTCCTCAAAAAACTTGGGAAGtaatatgtttgcatgtgtatgaaaTTGAAGGTCAGATTTCAAACATCATGTTGGTAAGACACCAGACATTATAACATCATTAAAAGGTTATTTAAGTTTTATAAGTTAAGTAAtataagtttttttttctcccacatTCAGACTTTCAGACCACCAAAACACTTTATCTTTCCTTAACCTTGTGGGTCAAGAGTACTAAGTCCTAAAGATATGACTTCCTAGCAACAGCTTGGCATCCTAACTGGTTCAAATATGTTCAGTTTGTTTGATATTTCTAACAGATGACTGCTATGCACGGAGAAATATCCAAGATGAGTCAGTAAACGTGTTTATGGGGGCCTGTGGCCACTTTATTGCTTTTGATCGCAGGCATTGAACTCTTTCTCATGTAATTTGGCTTATAAAAGGcattttattcttttacatATCAATCTCATGACTAGTTTTATGGTCTGGATGGGTTTGTAAACACTGAAGAGGGGAGAAACATTTATCCTAACAGTATTTCCCCTAGATTTTTTTCCCAGCAGTGGTGCTAGGGTTGTCATATTCCGAATAAGGGCCATaatcggaatattaatgtccatgtaaacacactcatagacagtacCGTTTCAGTGCACTATGGTGCAGATATTGTGCTCATTACAGGAAGCTTTCTCCACTATTAAGGTTTATTTGAATGCCATTCCTGCCTGTTATGTTTTGTTAGCTTTGTCCAATCATCTTAATTAGAAgcttattaaagcaacactaaagcacttttcctctgtcgcatgaatgctatttgtttatccagcgaataacgatgtccacagacaatgtagagtatgttgcatgattttatgaaagtatgatgtattgcgacattgaagcaagtcaaatttgtagtttcttatgtctcatttaatCGTAGGCCTACTACAGAACCACtaatagccgatagagggcagCGAAActaatgcagaagtgccgtgcACCCttttacgagttgatgaaccactgaaatgattttggaaacattattttaaagtacaaaaaactctttagtgttgctttaaagcttGTCACCTAATGGGATTGGAAGCGCAGACATAACCAATGTTTGAACCTCTTGAAGAGGATAATATAAAGCATCTGTCCTATAAATTGGCTTTGTTACTCGTTTCAGTGTCTGAAGCCAATGAGAGAGATGCATTTGCTTTCCATTCattggccacgtttacatgatgtttttaattccgaattagtttattcagaattaaatagatcggaattaaaatattctccttcgagtttacatggaaataataattccgaattggcgtttacatggaacatacgttaattacgctttattgtattctgctgaacgtctgggggtcgggaagggttccgattggacaggcggcgcatgaacgtagcctaataaggtctaccggaagaaaacaaactttagctggctagcaacttttttgtcatctcgggttaacgttacagcatggacaataacataatgaaaacgggtttcacagtaactctgataataggcctactatttagccagcagctcgagaatattgtcaagcttcacgtttgctagctgaggaggagaagactgtcggagaaggggggaagaagacggagccgaattaaccatgaaacgagcatgcgcttcttcttcctccttgtacgagcatgcgccaaacaaacggaataaacttttaatcggaataaaggtttacatgatcaaggaggggagttaattccgctttaacatcggaataaaccaaccacttaaatcggaattaagtttaattcggaataatcattttcaagcggaataagcgtttacatggtctcttttaaagcggaattaacttttattccgatttaacttggttttattcggaattaaagctctcatgtaaacgcagcaactggcttgtaggctacagtacttgTCTGCAGTTCTCTCGACTTCAAATTGTGCCACGATCCAATCCAGCATTTGTAGCTGCCCTTCACTGCAGGTCATTTCTTTTCAGGCTTTGCTCATCTTGAACCCAGATGAGTAGAGACTTAATTTGCTATGGCCGACGTGTGTTCTGCACTATTAATATGTAGAAAACCGTTTGTTTAGTACACATGTTTTCGTTGACACCAGACCCTTCTCAATTGAGACTGAGTGTCAGTATTCTGCCCTGGGACTCTGTTTATTTGAACAATGGAACTGTCGTATAAAAGCGttatcgcactcgtggtcgtggtgttgttggcctataTCGCCACTGCTGTGGTTCACCGTAGGCATGAAGCCGAAGGCTGAgtaacacagataaacacacattcacagattccccacacacattaaagcacacagacacacacacccactcactcatttaTATATACACAAGCTGCAAGAGTAGAAGATATATGCATATCAATTGCACAaaaaggagatacaggaaagttgataagcataatttatttttgtggagagaatgtgcagaactgagcggccgtcatattgtgtaccgcgaAGGATCTAGTTGTTGCCATAACAGGAGTACCTTGCACTGGTTTCCAGACTTAAGCTGTTGCAAGCAATACACTGCATTTAATTTATTCATCTCAGTTTAtcaatgaatgtgtaaatacagTGAAATAATATTTTAGCATTTTGTATTTAGAAGAATTCAAAATGAATTTACTCAGAACaacccatatacagtatatatatatatatatatatatatatataataaccTCAACCCCTATAACCCCAATTCATTACATTTCACTTGAGTCAGGAATGAGTCATACTGTAAATGCTAAGGTGCAGAGATTCAGTATTCTGTTCATTCATAACTGAGCAAAACATTTAAGAGTGCAAAATTGCCAAACAAACACcgtcctctctcacttcctctttctcttgctctctcgctctctcattctctctctctatctcttattGACTGGATTAGTGTTAATTGTATGGATTGTAGGGATTGTTACGGGGCTGACTGGCCTGGTCTACACGAGACATGGCATAGTTTGAGTTCTTTGGTTCTTCATAGAGATGCCTCCCCTGAAATAATAAAtagatgaaaacaaacaaatacattaatacatatgatacagtatgtaaatactGTCAATATATCAATATGAATATGATACATGATCACTttagacaaaagcatctgctaaatccCATGACCATAACATTAAATACACTACATGAAAATAAGCAACATTGGATTTGTGATGTGATAATTTGAGCAAAACACCAGACACTTCTTAAGTCAGAGGATATCCTGAAAAATCTGTGTTTGAAAACTAATCACCACCATCAGAATACCCATCAAACCCATCTGTGCCAGTGTATGTGTCCTTACCCAGTCTTTGCCTTGGTTCTGGTTTTCTTGGGCACAGGTGccgccaaagatccttaaggcggagcaaaaTACTTCGTCGTAATTCATGTCTATATATGGGCGCAAAATgggattcaagatggctgcgcagcacaaaaactgcgcagcacaagtgttttcgactcggcagtcggtatcacatggcctcaacttatcgcgggagcaaggcgtggccagacGGCTGCTGAGCAGCGGCGCAGCGGCCCTCTAGGTACTGCAGAgcgctgcggagcctagaccctgccttcatgacgtcaggactttgccccaattggcttttacatccctgacgtacagtactgtatgtgcaggtgtttagatgcctcctcatattcacaagggtccgtgcgggtccttgcctcgtgattcgtcacatggtcaagtctagactacgtgtttgtatcccctcccctgctgccaccggcagctctcgctgctgcaagaggtcatttggagttgaacttgaacgcgcctattgatgtattcatggatttcatcaggtccctttccacaggtgtataaaatcaagcacccaATTACcaatgcaattgctatcagttgcttgatgatgttccaaaatagtcgtgctgctctttcaagcctggtacatttattaattctaatatggaaaataacacacaaagcatgtacactttcaaagaatttaataaaaaaacatcaatggaataatggataTGTGtcactgctctcattaagttaccccagcgccatctgatcgtcagCTGGCTGGccaatgtgttgtcaaggtagagcgtacgtacgtacagtagcaaccggccaacatcagcagaataaacaagaggggcacatgcacctgatataaagtcgattttctcctgacttgaatgctcaaaaatggtaaaaaaagtacctgaagtggtcagaaggggttgagggtcatgaaaccgtgcccaaaattcacattcctaactctataGAAGCAAGATCTTAGCATATAAATGTacatgaaattctgatctatgtccatagacttcaatggaacagtcgctgcctctgctctgcataaaggtgGATTTTGACCCCCCACTCTTgtgattcgggttccaggaagtggcttctcatgaagtatcttgctccgccttaaggatctttggtgccGCCCATCATGCCTCCTCCACCCATGCCACCTCAGCCCATGCCCACATTGGAGGAGGTGTTGGCACGGCAACCGCTCATGTTTGCAGCTCGGTCAAGGCCCCGGGCCAGTCTGAGCGCGGTAGCCACGCATACCGCCACCCTTGCTCTGCATACCCGGAGGCGTGTTGGTGCGAACGCCGTTCATGTTGGCAGCACGGTTCACGTTTGCGTTGGGCCTGTTGTGATTGTTGCCCATATCCGTGCCCCCGCCAACCCGTGGAATCGTGAAGCTCGGTTTGTCATCATTTGCCGAGTTACGATACGTCAAACCaatattattgtttttagacttgtccttcttctctttcttgccTTTCTTGAGTTTTGATTTTCTGCAAAAAGATCAGTCTTAGAGTTATGATTTTTGGAAGCATACACTGAACTCAGGTGCAACAGCGACTCATGAAGGAatcaaaactgtgtgtgtgtgtatgtaagtgtgcacgtactgtacgtgtgtgtgtgtgtgtgtgtgtgtgtgtgtgtgtgtgtgtgggtgtgcatgtgtgttgataCATCTATGCAACTTTAGTATGTTGTGAGTTAATGGGGGAAGGCATTGTGCATAGTAAAAAAACTGTATGCAAACAGACTCTCACCCAAGGATGGAATATGTAGTGACAGACATAGACACGACCAACAGCACACCGAGCACACTGGACACTGCAACCACTATCAGCAGGTACTCTGATTGGaagtacagagagaaagagaaacagagagagataagcaCTCTCAGGTGCAGTTTTTGCTCACAACCGTTCAACGGTTATGGCAtgagtctgaaaaaaaaatggctgtcACTGTACCGTATATGCACATAGTGTTGGATGTACTGTAAAcattgtacatacacacacagtacattttatttgatgtgtgtgtcgaTGAAtagttataccactgcttggtcgaatttcctattgtgatgcactatttggaacgtgcattatttttcgttataccgcacggctatgaagtagttcccttcttttgggcttattacacttgaatattaattcgccaatgtgaatgtaacggtaaaaacagcaatgttgtatctaagaca is part of the Sardina pilchardus chromosome 22, fSarPil1.1, whole genome shotgun sequence genome and encodes:
- the LOC134070156 gene encoding mucin-13-like is translated as MGTMRFILLTLLLCSTVLVQGTTNDPVTPETATAPPETTKDSVTPETATAPPETTKDPVTPETATAPPETTKDPVTPETATAPPETTKDPVTPETATAPPETTKDPVTPETATAPPETTKDPVTPETATAPPETTKDPVTPETATSPPETTKDSATPEPPKPTDPCDPNPCPENSKCEEIADKKHRCICDAGLNYNENTKECEKAKVFPGDLTVKGTYNDKLADKTSKEFKEMSDNIVAELKEAFKDQKGYLSSVVLSLRKATTKVLYRTTGVIAEVENLFDVTSAVKESEVKTAIEGSKGTVLAGAAFTATDPCEKSDPCSAATTTACIYKDAQVNCTCRDGFAWTEPNNFVMCGVCPSGKKADVGECIDCPIGYSGINCEDNYLLIVIVVSSVLGVLMVVSMSVTTYAFLGKPKLKKGKKEKKDQSKGNDIGLSYQNPMTNGKPSFMVPRAGGGTDMVNNYTRPNTNVDRTANMNGYRANTPTGMESNGGGMGGYRAQAGQGLDRSANMSGYRANTPTNAGIGGGGMGGGGMGGGGMGGYRANTSSNVGMGGARVQANQNQAKDWGRPSYEEPKNSNYGMPRVGQANQPRNNPYSSFNDRRTPY